One genomic segment of Desulfuromonas acetoxidans DSM 684 includes these proteins:
- the ricT gene encoding PSP1 domain-containing protein, whose protein sequence is MTQNNEEHTTTPAGEKIIATVKFRSAGKQYDFDTNGLELNQGDSVVVETNRGRALGTVARPPRNVAKQDLPQDLKKVLRLATEADHNMARISSSKEKEAFDHCMERIRQRNMPMKLVKAEYLFDGSKIIFYFTADGRVDFRELVKDLAHHFHTRIEMRQIGVRDEAKLIGGIGICGRELCCGTFLTDFHPVSVRMAKQQGLALNPTKISGQCGRLLCCLGYEYDTYCKMAKQLPKPGSKASLDGQPVEVVCGQTLSQTVTVRCSGKTISNIPVASLSTNKTGAKEEPKKSGGSSPAPEKRQAKEGERKTGNKGKGGKPASRDGKPQRPARGKSAEGRPSKNKRGGKPGQEKQNRPKKTSGPQEQQGQENSQRPNRKPRPDKGPAKDKSQATPATGENNDKNQEKNPQDKKPNKRRSRNRRRPPRKP, encoded by the coding sequence ATGACTCAGAACAACGAGGAACACACCACAACTCCAGCGGGCGAAAAAATCATAGCCACCGTCAAATTTCGCTCGGCAGGAAAACAATATGACTTTGATACCAACGGGCTGGAACTCAATCAGGGGGACAGCGTTGTAGTGGAAACCAATCGAGGCCGCGCACTCGGCACGGTTGCTCGCCCTCCCCGAAACGTTGCCAAACAAGATCTTCCCCAGGATCTGAAAAAAGTCTTGCGTCTGGCCACTGAAGCTGACCACAACATGGCGCGCATCAGCTCGTCCAAGGAAAAAGAAGCCTTTGATCACTGCATGGAGCGCATTCGTCAACGCAACATGCCGATGAAACTGGTCAAGGCTGAATACCTGTTTGACGGGTCAAAGATCATCTTCTATTTCACCGCCGATGGCCGGGTGGACTTTCGTGAACTGGTTAAAGACCTCGCCCACCATTTCCACACCCGCATTGAAATGCGCCAGATCGGTGTACGTGACGAAGCCAAACTGATCGGTGGCATTGGCATCTGCGGACGTGAATTGTGCTGTGGCACTTTTCTCACGGATTTTCATCCGGTATCCGTCCGCATGGCCAAACAACAGGGTCTGGCACTGAACCCCACCAAAATTTCCGGACAATGCGGACGCTTGCTGTGCTGTCTTGGGTATGAGTACGATACCTATTGCAAAATGGCCAAGCAGTTACCGAAACCGGGATCTAAGGCGAGTCTTGACGGACAACCCGTTGAGGTTGTCTGCGGTCAGACACTCAGTCAAACCGTCACGGTACGCTGCTCTGGTAAAACCATCAGCAACATCCCTGTAGCAAGTTTGAGCACCAACAAAACGGGAGCCAAAGAGGAGCCGAAAAAAAGCGGAGGAAGTTCGCCGGCCCCTGAAAAACGTCAGGCCAAAGAAGGGGAACGCAAAACAGGCAACAAAGGCAAGGGGGGCAAACCAGCCTCGCGTGACGGGAAACCACAACGTCCGGCTCGGGGAAAATCCGCTGAAGGGCGGCCAAGTAAGAACAAACGTGGGGGTAAACCGGGTCAGGAAAAACAGAATCGCCCCAAAAAAACTTCCGGGCCGCAGGAACAACAGGGCCAGGAGAATAGCCAACGACCGAACAGAAAACCCCGTCCGGATAAAGGCCCGGCCAAGGATAAATCACAGGCAACGCCCGCGACCGGCGAGAATAACGATAAAAATCAGGAAAAGAACCCACAGGATAAAAAACCCAATAAACGCCGCAGCCGCAATCGTCGTCGGCCGCCGCGCAAACCATAG
- the hflK gene encoding FtsH protease activity modulator HflK, whose protein sequence is MSQSPWEPKQDPLEQALRMAAKKIKTSGGPPKKLIIGLVIVFLVVIGGQSAFYKVDTEETGVLLRLGKSIGTAPPGLHMKLPFGIDQVYRVKTGRVLKEEFGFRTEQAGIRTTYSNRDYSEESLTLTGDLNVSDVEWIVQYQIVDPEKYLFNIADPRATIRDLSEAEVRRIIGNSNVTQVLTTERAYLAMAVEKGLQDILNSYNIGIRVVTVKFQDVNPPDQVKAAFNEVNEAEQQKESLIFQAREQYNREVPKARGVARSRILEAEGYALERINSAKGEAERFNSLVAEYRKAPKVTKQRLFLETMDKILPKVDEIYVVDDKSGGILPLLPLGKQNMNGGAK, encoded by the coding sequence ATGTCTCAAAGTCCCTGGGAACCCAAACAGGATCCATTGGAACAAGCTCTGAGAATGGCGGCCAAGAAAATCAAGACCAGCGGCGGCCCACCGAAAAAACTGATTATCGGCCTGGTTATTGTTTTTCTCGTCGTCATTGGCGGACAAAGCGCCTTTTACAAAGTTGATACCGAAGAGACCGGCGTGTTGTTGCGTCTGGGAAAATCGATCGGCACCGCCCCACCCGGTCTGCACATGAAACTGCCTTTCGGCATTGATCAGGTTTACCGGGTCAAAACCGGACGCGTTCTCAAAGAAGAGTTCGGCTTTCGCACTGAGCAAGCCGGTATACGCACCACTTACAGCAATCGCGATTACAGTGAAGAATCCTTGACACTGACCGGCGATCTGAACGTCAGTGATGTGGAATGGATTGTCCAGTATCAGATCGTAGATCCGGAAAAATACCTGTTCAACATTGCCGATCCCCGTGCCACGATCCGCGATCTGTCCGAAGCCGAGGTGCGCCGCATCATCGGCAACTCCAATGTCACTCAGGTGTTGACCACAGAGCGTGCCTACCTGGCCATGGCCGTTGAAAAGGGGCTGCAGGACATCCTCAACAGCTATAACATTGGTATCCGTGTCGTCACCGTTAAATTCCAAGACGTTAACCCGCCAGATCAAGTCAAAGCGGCGTTTAACGAGGTCAACGAAGCCGAGCAACAAAAAGAGAGCCTGATTTTCCAGGCACGGGAGCAATACAACCGTGAAGTCCCTAAAGCCCGTGGTGTGGCGCGTAGCCGCATTCTCGAAGCCGAAGGTTACGCTCTTGAACGCATCAACAGCGCCAAGGGCGAAGCAGAGCGTTTTAATTCTCTGGTGGCTGAATACCGCAAAGCCCCCAAAGTCACTAAACAACGCTTGTTTCTGGAAACCATGGATAAGATTCTTCCCAAGGTCGATGAAATTTATGTGGTTGACGACAAGAGCGGCGGCATCCTTCCCCTGCTTCCATTGGGCAAACAAAACATGAATGGAGGTGCCAAATGA
- the hflC gene encoding protease modulator HflC: MKRLIIPIIVLVVLVAQSAFFVVNEAEQALVTEFGKPVGEVRNAGIHFKIPVIQEVHRFSKRILNWDADPNQIPTSDKKYIWVDTTARWRIVDPLRFFTTVATERGAQSRLDDIIDSVVRDAVSGHLLVELVRGDDYQPPEDLTDNIVETAQVNRELVGREDILANILAQAKLSTPEYGIELIDVQIKRINYVEQVRKRVYERMISERKKVAAQYRSEGEGEKADILGQMDKELKKISSESYRKAVEIRGHGDAQATTIYAAAYNQEPDFYRFLRTLESYQKTVNKNNRLILSTDSAYYKLLNEKR, encoded by the coding sequence ATGAAGCGTCTGATCATCCCCATCATTGTTCTTGTGGTTCTGGTCGCCCAAAGTGCCTTTTTCGTTGTCAATGAAGCCGAGCAAGCCCTGGTCACCGAATTCGGTAAACCGGTGGGTGAGGTACGTAATGCCGGGATTCATTTTAAAATTCCGGTGATCCAGGAAGTGCATCGTTTTTCCAAACGGATCCTTAACTGGGATGCCGATCCCAACCAGATTCCCACCAGCGACAAAAAATACATCTGGGTCGATACCACCGCCCGCTGGCGGATTGTCGATCCGTTGCGGTTCTTTACCACGGTTGCCACCGAACGCGGCGCCCAGAGTCGCCTCGACGATATCATTGATTCGGTTGTGCGTGACGCAGTATCCGGTCACCTGCTGGTGGAACTGGTTCGCGGAGATGATTATCAGCCACCAGAGGACCTTACCGATAACATTGTCGAAACCGCTCAGGTAAACCGAGAACTGGTGGGACGTGAAGATATTCTCGCGAACATCCTCGCCCAGGCCAAGCTGAGTACACCGGAATACGGCATTGAACTGATCGACGTTCAAATCAAGCGAATTAACTACGTCGAACAGGTGCGTAAGCGCGTGTATGAGCGGATGATCTCCGAACGTAAAAAAGTCGCTGCCCAGTACCGCTCTGAAGGTGAAGGCGAGAAAGCAGACATCCTCGGTCAGATGGATAAAGAACTGAAAAAAATCAGCTCCGAATCATACCGCAAGGCCGTGGAAATCCGAGGGCATGGCGATGCGCAGGCGACAACAATCTATGCGGCGGCTTATAACCAGGAACCAGACTTTTACCGCTTCCTGCGCACCCTGGAGTCGTACCAGAAGACAGTCAATAAAAACAACCGCTTGATTCTGTCAACCGACAGTGCTTACTACAAACTACTTAACGAAAAACGTTAA
- a CDS encoding acyloxyacyl hydrolase: MTRVSVTLVLLALLSLPSLSQAEESVWNKAHWAATANLANSYSPGNEIQFGQLGLSAEWNYAQIWAHRAPQKLKFKLEGAAGLASTPHCRAIISANMLAVYPLEPLTCCGLRPFIEAGIGLIYTDYQIEDQGLRINFNPLLGIGGEFSSLNGQRWFVSARLHHVSNGELHRDNHGINSVMFQVGRYF; this comes from the coding sequence GTGACCCGCGTATCGGTAACTCTGGTGTTGTTGGCGCTCCTCTCACTCCCGTCCCTGTCGCAGGCTGAAGAAAGCGTGTGGAACAAGGCTCATTGGGCCGCCACCGCCAATCTGGCTAACAGCTATTCTCCCGGCAATGAAATTCAGTTTGGTCAACTGGGTCTGAGTGCGGAATGGAATTATGCTCAAATCTGGGCACATCGTGCCCCGCAAAAGCTAAAATTCAAACTCGAAGGAGCTGCGGGACTGGCCTCAACGCCACATTGTCGGGCCATCATCAGCGCCAACATGCTGGCGGTCTATCCTCTGGAGCCGCTGACCTGCTGTGGGCTAAGGCCATTTATTGAAGCTGGTATCGGTCTGATCTACACCGACTATCAGATTGAAGATCAGGGCCTGCGTATCAACTTCAACCCACTACTCGGTATCGGCGGTGAATTTTCCTCTTTAAACGGTCAGCGCTGGTTTGTCTCAGCACGTCTACATCATGTGTCCAATGGTGAACTGCACCGCGATAATCACGGCATCAACTCAGTTATGTTTCAAGTCGGTCGTTATTTTTAA
- a CDS encoding TatD family hydrolase produces the protein MSHPSLVDTHAHLDGNRFAEDLEQVIQRADDQGVHSIITVGCDLESSRASVDLTERYPGIYATVGIHPHDAATVTPQLLDELAQLATADKVVAIGEIGLDYYRNHCPHDQQQKAFRQQLALARQSKLPVVIHDRDAHDDVLAILREEKAEEIGGVLHCFSGDIEMAKACLDLGFYLSFTGTITYPKNDALREVIRQVPTERILVETDCPYLAAQPWRGKRNEPSYVVKTAETIAEIKGLTLTDVARITSLNAFELFGVGEVDQASKIAYRIRDSLYLNITNRCSNRCSFCAKFRDFHVKGHQLKLDHEPDFDEVIAAIGDPSGYEEVVFCGYGEPLLRLDLVKEVATWLKQRGIKVRINSDGQANLVYQRNILPELEDLVDELSISLNAPNTADYQRICQSCFGDEGYDGVKEFIRQAPTYIPKVIASAVTVPGIDIKACEQLAEELGVEFRTRIYNEVG, from the coding sequence ATGTCTCACCCTTCCCTCGTTGATACCCACGCCCATCTGGACGGCAATCGTTTTGCTGAAGACCTTGAACAGGTCATTCAACGTGCCGATGATCAAGGGGTTCACTCCATCATTACCGTCGGCTGCGACCTCGAAAGTTCTCGTGCCAGCGTCGATCTGACAGAACGGTATCCAGGCATCTATGCCACGGTCGGTATCCACCCACACGACGCCGCCACCGTCACCCCGCAGTTGCTTGACGAACTGGCCCAACTGGCGACTGCAGACAAAGTAGTGGCCATCGGTGAAATCGGCCTCGACTACTATCGCAACCACTGCCCGCACGATCAGCAGCAAAAAGCCTTTCGCCAACAACTGGCCTTAGCACGCCAGAGCAAGCTGCCGGTGGTCATCCATGACCGCGATGCACATGATGACGTACTGGCCATCCTGCGCGAAGAAAAGGCCGAGGAGATCGGCGGTGTACTGCACTGCTTCAGTGGCGATATCGAAATGGCCAAAGCGTGCCTGGACCTCGGCTTCTACCTGTCATTTACCGGCACGATAACCTACCCGAAAAACGACGCTCTGCGTGAAGTGATCCGGCAAGTGCCGACAGAGCGCATCCTGGTCGAAACAGATTGTCCCTATCTTGCCGCCCAACCGTGGCGCGGCAAGCGCAATGAGCCGTCCTACGTTGTCAAAACCGCCGAAACAATTGCTGAGATCAAGGGGCTGACCCTGACCGATGTGGCGCGCATCACCAGCCTTAATGCGTTTGAGCTGTTCGGTGTCGGTGAAGTGGACCAGGCCAGTAAAATCGCGTATCGCATCCGCGACTCGCTGTATCTCAACATCACCAACCGCTGCAGCAACCGCTGTAGTTTCTGCGCCAAATTCCGCGACTTTCACGTCAAAGGCCATCAGCTCAAGCTCGACCATGAACCCGATTTTGATGAAGTGATTGCCGCCATTGGCGATCCGTCAGGTTATGAGGAGGTCGTCTTTTGTGGCTATGGCGAACCCCTACTGCGACTTGATCTGGTGAAAGAGGTGGCGACGTGGCTCAAACAACGCGGGATCAAGGTGCGCATCAACAGTGATGGCCAAGCCAACCTTGTCTATCAGCGCAATATTCTGCCGGAACTCGAAGACTTGGTTGATGAACTCAGTATCTCCCTCAACGCACCAAACACAGCCGATTACCAACGGATCTGCCAATCCTGTTTCGGCGATGAGGGGTACGACGGCGTCAAGGAATTCATTCGTCAGGCACCGACCTACATTCCCAAAGTGATTGCGTCAGCCGTCACGGTGCCCGGCATTGATATCAAGGCCTGTGAACAACTGGCCGAAGAATTGGGTGTGGAATTCCGCACCCGTATTTACAATGAAGTAGGCTAA
- the metG gene encoding methionine--tRNA ligase, giving the protein MDKTFYITTPIYYVNDVPHIGHAYTTLACDVLARYKKARGYEVFFLTGTDEHGQKVEKAAIAAGETPLELADRVMQRFAALWQKLNIDNTDFIRTTQQRHKEGVQKMFTQIQEQGDIYLGAYEDWYCTPCETFWTETQLIDGCCPDCGRPTDKLKEESYFFRMSKYQQQLLDHIEANPDFIQPRSRRNEVLSFVREGLRDLSISRTSFSWGIPVPGDDKHVIYVWFDALNNYITALGYPDDKQGTFEKFWPCSVHVIGKDILRFHTVYWPTFLMAAGLPLPEKVFAHGWWTVEGKKMSKSLQNVVEPNMLVDTYGIDPIRYFLLREVPFGLDGDFSHSALIHRINSDLANDLGNLVSRSTAMLNKYFGGTLPEPTAMADIDQPFIDQFPAKLELIDKQMNDLAFNKALLSIWELISSANKYIDDTAPWGLAKDEAQKERLGTVMYNLLEAVRLIGLMVAPFLPDTGKRIMEILGQDSDNLMLDGQDQWGGLQAGTTIEKAPPMFPRIEEN; this is encoded by the coding sequence ATGGACAAAACATTTTACATCACCACCCCCATCTACTACGTCAACGATGTGCCCCACATCGGCCACGCCTATACGACACTGGCCTGTGACGTTCTGGCCCGCTATAAAAAGGCGCGCGGTTATGAGGTCTTTTTCCTCACCGGTACAGACGAGCACGGCCAAAAAGTGGAAAAGGCCGCCATTGCTGCGGGTGAAACACCTTTGGAACTGGCGGATCGGGTGATGCAACGCTTTGCGGCCTTGTGGCAAAAGCTCAACATCGACAACACCGACTTCATCCGCACCACCCAGCAACGCCATAAAGAGGGCGTGCAGAAAATGTTTACCCAGATACAGGAACAAGGTGATATCTATCTCGGGGCCTATGAAGACTGGTATTGCACTCCCTGTGAAACCTTCTGGACTGAGACACAGCTCATCGACGGCTGCTGCCCGGACTGTGGCCGGCCGACGGATAAACTCAAGGAGGAGTCCTACTTCTTCCGCATGAGCAAATACCAGCAACAGCTGCTCGATCATATTGAGGCCAATCCCGACTTTATCCAGCCGCGTTCTCGCCGCAACGAAGTACTCAGTTTCGTGCGCGAAGGGCTGCGTGACCTGTCGATCTCCCGCACCAGTTTCTCTTGGGGGATCCCGGTTCCCGGTGACGACAAGCATGTCATTTATGTGTGGTTTGACGCGTTGAACAACTACATCACCGCTCTGGGTTACCCGGATGATAAACAGGGGACATTTGAAAAATTCTGGCCGTGCAGTGTCCATGTTATCGGCAAGGACATCCTGCGCTTCCACACCGTTTACTGGCCGACCTTCCTCATGGCTGCCGGTTTGCCTCTACCGGAAAAAGTGTTCGCCCACGGCTGGTGGACCGTCGAAGGTAAGAAGATGAGCAAAAGCCTGCAGAATGTCGTCGAGCCCAACATGCTTGTCGACACCTACGGCATTGATCCAATCCGTTATTTCCTGCTGCGTGAAGTGCCGTTCGGCCTCGACGGCGACTTCTCTCACTCGGCGCTGATCCACCGCATCAACTCGGATTTGGCCAATGACCTCGGCAACCTGGTCAGCCGTTCCACGGCCATGCTCAACAAGTATTTCGGTGGCACTCTGCCTGAGCCAACAGCAATGGCCGACATCGACCAACCGTTCATCGATCAATTCCCCGCCAAGCTGGAACTGATCGATAAACAAATGAATGATCTGGCCTTCAACAAGGCCCTGCTCAGCATCTGGGAGCTGATCAGTAGCGCCAACAAATACATCGACGACACAGCGCCCTGGGGTTTGGCAAAAGATGAAGCCCAAAAAGAACGTCTCGGCACGGTTATGTACAACCTGCTTGAAGCCGTACGTCTGATCGGCCTGATGGTGGCCCCATTCTTGCCGGATACAGGCAAGCGAATCATGGAGATTCTGGGTCAGGACAGCGACAATCTGATGCTTGATGGGCAGGATCAATGGGGTGGACTGCAAGCCGGTACGACCATTGAAAAAGCGCCGCCGATGTTTCCGCGGATTGAGGAAAACTAA